Proteins found in one Quercus robur chromosome 2, dhQueRobu3.1, whole genome shotgun sequence genomic segment:
- the LOC126694841 gene encoding uncharacterized protein LOC126694841, translating to MESAKQRIRAAAARQKEERRAKEAGGEASSTPVAVAKVAKRKPDGSDGRPAKKIAVTPSVEPLKEKSPPTSGHGAGKGVMTSTGPVNEGPCRLLTHKEYAVGEVESLIKPTDMEPCDQVGTEDLGASALFDLSRALVRVKALRDRCEAKEGVVSRVRSHNKNLLNQQAQYKEAVRVLNQELKDVNTKLTEASGENVKLQGEVTVLEEKLQTAGANAIRDFKTSQSFIDSCGQYYGTGFDDCLRQVASAFPDLDLSGITMDDGDDVSLQPEPTPEHDSSVVLAQPAVNPTAPDSPAVIVDVEDRPADGNPPAA from the exons ATGGAATCCGCGAAACAAAGGATACGGGCCGCTGCAGCTCGTCAGAAAGAAGAGAGGAGGGCCAAGGAAGCAGGGGGGGAAGCCTCGTCAACCCCCGTGGCCGTCGCCAAGGTGGCGAAGAGGAAACCTGACGGGAGTGATGGCCGTCCAGCCAAAAAGATTGCCGTCACTCCGTCAGTCGAGCCATTGAAGGAGAAGTCCCCTCCGACGTCTGGCCACGGCGCGGGAAAGGGGGTGATGACTTCCACTGGTCCCGTCAACGAGGGCCCGTGCCGTCTCCTAACCCACAAGGAATACGCCGTCGGGGAGGTTGAATCTCTTATCAAACCGACGGACATGGAGCCCTGTGATCAAGTAGGGACGGAAGATTTAGGGGCGTCGGCCCTCTTTGATCTCTCCAGG GCTTTGGTTCGTGTCAAAGCCCTTCGTGACCGTTGCGAGGCGAAGGAGGGGGTCGTCAGTCGAGTTCGCAGCCACAACAAGAACTTGTTGAATCAGCAGGCTCAGTACAAGGAAGCCGTCCGTGTCCTTAACCAGGAACTGAAAGATGTTAATACTAAGCTGACGGAGGCCAGTGGTGAGAACGTCAAGCTCCAAGGAGAGGTGACGGTTCTGGAGGAGAAGCTACAGACGGCGGGGGCTAACGCGATCAGAGATTTCAAAACGTCGCAGTCTTTTATCGACTCATGTGGTCAGTATTACGGCACTGGGTTTGATGACTGCCTTCGACAGGTCGCGTCGGCCTTCCCGGATCTGGACTTGTCTGGGATTACAATGGACGATGGAGACGACGTCTCTCTTCAGCCCGAACCTACTCCGGAGCATGACAGCAGCGTCGTCCTGGCCCAGCCTGCCGTCAACCCTACAGCTCCTGATTCTCCGGCGGTTATCGTGGACGTTGAGGACCGTCCTGCTGACGGCAACCCTCCTGCTGCTTAA
- the LOC126712376 gene encoding protein SMALL AUXIN UP-REGULATED RNA 12-like, giving the protein MAINKSQKLPQTAVLKQILKRCSSLGKKQRDYDEQGLPLDVPKGHFVVYVGAKRSRYVVPISYLNYPEFQSLLKDAEEEFGFNHEMGLTIPCEEVVFQSLTAMLR; this is encoded by the coding sequence atggccatcaacaaatcacaaaaactgCCTCAAACTGCAGTACTCAAGCAAATCCTCAAGAGGTGTTCAAGCTTAGGAAAGAAGCAACGTGACTATGATGAACAAGGCCTCCCTTTGGACGTACCAAAGGGCCattttgttgtttatgttgGAGCAAAAAGAAGCAGATATGTTGTCCCAATCTCTTACTTGAACTACCCTGAGTTCCAAAGCCTACTAAAAGATGCTGAAGAAGAATTTGGCTTCAACCACGAGAtgggtctcacaattccttgtgaagaagttgtctTTCAATCTTTAACAGCCATGCTCAGATGA
- the LOC126712377 gene encoding mediator of RNA polymerase II transcription subunit 8-like produces MEVEDNSKREQLLLGMQNLPLSSQIEKLKARIDMIGAACESAEKMIADMRKAYMFGTRQGLTIAPTLDKGQAAKIQEQENLLRAAVNYGEGLRIPGDQRQITPALPSHLVDVITVGDGVQSFADASGMYSKNTPVSSNNISGQGTLLQASAPQLIERSAASPSATTATSFDNTTTSPLQYANSPRSGTNMMNTPSPQQHTPQQLQQQQQQQQQQQPRQKLMQLPQHQQQQILAQQQFRQSAMQGLVQVRNNTTIYDFEVVASFS; encoded by the exons ATGGAAGTGGAGGACAACTCCAAGAGGGAGCAGTTGCTTCTTGGGATGCAAAACTTGCCATTATCTTCACAAATTGAGAAGTTAAAG GCTAGAATTGATATGATTGGAGCAGCTTGTGAAAGTGCAGAAAAAATGATAGCTGACATGCGTAAAGCCTATATGTTTGGAACCCGTCAAGGGCTGACAATTGCCCCAACTTTGGATAAGGGTCAGGCTGCAAAAATTCAAGAACAAGAGAATTTACTTCGAGCTGCTGTAAATTATGGCGAAG GATTACGAATACCAGGAGACCAAAGGCAGATCACACCTGCACTTCCATCGCATTTGGTGGATGTGATCACTGTAGGTGATGGAGTGCAAAGTTTTGCTGATGCATCTG GAATGTATTCAAAGAATACCCCTGTGTCATCAAATAACATCAGTGGACAGGGCACTTTGTTGCAG GCTTCTGCACCACAACTTATTGAAAGATCAGCTGCATCTCCTAGTGCCACAACTGCTACTTCCTTTGATAACACAACAACATCTCCACTACAATATGCCAATTCTCCTAGGTCAGGTACAAACATGATGAACACACCATCTCCTCAGCAACATACCCCTCAGCAActgcagcagcaacaacaacagcagcagcagcagcagccaAGGCAGAAACTGATGCAACTAcctcagcatcagcagcagcaaaTCCTTGCACAGCAACAGTTCAGGCAATCTGCAATGCAAGGACTGGTACAGGTGAGGAATAATACTACAATATATGATTTTGAAGTGGTTGCATCTTTTAGTTGA